The DNA region CACTGTATAATGTTCTTATTATTTGATATGCAAATTCCTCTTGTAGAATCTGAGTTTAGCATTGAACTTGAATTTATTATTAGCTTCCAGATTGAGAGTGTATCATCATGCTTTCTATCGAAACTCATCTTGTAATGTCAATTCAGGCAAAGGCTGCAATTCAAGCAGGGTTGAGGAAAGCAAATGCTAGGGACAGGTCTTCAAGGAGCAAGCTTAATAGTCCTGGCCATGAAAACAGAAGAAAAGACCTAACAAGTAACTGTTCTGATTCGTCTAGGTAAGCCTGATAaactatgttacttggactcgATTGTGATTGTGAGATATGGGTATGTGCCcaacatatatatgtttaatttttcatttcttttttcatgTATGTGGAGGGTCCCTGAATGATCATATCTCCGTATGCATGTCCAAAAATATGTTTAACATGGGTACTTCAAGAAAGATGATGAGTTTGAGCAACCTAATAAAGAAATTAACTTTTTACATCTTCAAATGCAGAATTTTATATAtctttggtatttggttgtgtcATTTTCTCTGAAGTATTGCATTTCAATTCCAGCGGTTCTCGTGAATATTTTGATGCACCCAAATTACTTTCGAGATCAAGCCAAGCTAGTAATGATGAAGAAAATGCTAAGATAGCATCAGCATCTGTACCACTATCAATGTTACTTATTCCTTCTCTAAAAGAGGTGCGTACGATATAcatgtttttttagtttttccttgCTAATTAGTGTGATAGAGGTAACATCCAAATATTCTTCCAATTTAAGTAATCTTTAACCCAGAGGGTGCATTAAGATGCTTATCAATTATCAAGTATGCAATATGTATAACTTAGGCTGTGCTTGGTAGAGAGGAAagaaaattagaaagatgaaaaattaaagaggtagaaaaatagaaagatgGAAATATAAATTGTTCGTTCCATGGTTGTGCTTGGTAGGAAAGATGGAAAATTTGAAAGATAATGTAATTTTCTTTCCATCCATTGCTTGATAGAATTGAAAAATGGAAGGAAATGAAATAGAACatttgaaaaatgcataattttgaatAACATGGACCTCTCTCATTTTCTCCCCTCTCATTCTTCCAATTAGGAAGGGTTGGGTTCTATGCATTAGGATGGAAAATGATTCTCTGTCCTATCTTCTTTCCTCTTTACTTCTTTTCCGTACCAAGCACacttgaaatttatatttttcccaCTTTTCCACTCCCTCTATCCATCCCTCAACTTTTCCTCCCAACCAAGCACACCTTTAAGTCTTGGTAATAACTCTAATTCATCTGGATCAAAGTAGCCTTATAATAGTAACTGAAGTGAAACAAGACTCCAGACCTGCTTCTGTCAGTGGGTAATCATGAAAATTGTCTTAAGGTGCGAGGAAAATTTCAGACTGTGAGATAGGATGTTTGAAATAGTTTTGACTCGTGGAATATTAATCTAAGGTGAGCAACTTAATATGAGTAAACTCGTGAGGAAGTCTAAAACAGGTGATTCAAAGAGCGACCTGTGAGTATATGTGTGTGTTCAAAGCCATTAATTCATATTAAGAACTTCTTTGGGAACATGATTCTATGATGTATATGATATGGATGCTTTTATTGCAATAGGagatttagttttatttatttattatatcaggttttattaagagttttagttttacttattttctcgacCTGTGACTAGATCCTACACCAAGACGCATAACAGTATACTTCAATTTCCTCTATTACTGTATCAGCTATCAACATTTGTTAAGTCTGAATTAGATTTGTTATATCTTAATAGTTTTGTCAATGCACATAATGTAGGTCATTGCTGATGATTCAGAAGGGTCAGTTGTGCGTGCAGTTACGAATTCCCTCATAAACATGGAGCGTGCAAAGCCTGGATCTTGTGAAGCTCTTGTTCGCAAGTTGCTCGAGCGATTGGCAAGgttataaactttttattttctattcccATGGTATTGTTCCCTTTATATGTATTGCACTGTCTTTTAACACGATGGAACTCAAGCAGAGGTAAAATTTTGCAGCTCAAAGGAATCTTCCATGAAAGATATGCAGGAGCTGGCCGCTCGCAAGTTCAATAAGGGAAAAACAACTCCTGAAGATGCACAAAATGCAAACCCAGAAACTGAGAGTCGAAAAAGGCAGCAGCATAAAGAGCTTCCTTCAAATTCCAACTTGAGCCCACTTGCTAGATTTCTACTTTCTAGGTTTGTTGAAATATTACTTCTTGACTAGACAAATGATTTTCTATGATAGTCTTAAGTGTTGGATATGGGtatgttcaattttttctttGAGAGTTTTTGGAGGATCATATCCTCAATCCTTGTCAAAAAAATGTGTTCGGCAGCAATGTTGAACATGGGTCtttgaagaaaaacaaaaagttggaGCAACATTGGCACTAAACTGTAGGAATAATTGATGGTAAACAATTCGATATCTAGCACTACCCGATCCTATTTCTACTGATTAGATTTGGTATCCATAGTGGATTCAAAACGATTCAgacagaaaccttcagatctccaATATCTGAATCGGCTTTGAATATGGTTTGGACTTAGGATAATGTTGAACACCAGAATGGTTCGTTTTCATATGTTTTGAAAGTTACAGATCTAATCCGCAGCCATGTCTAAGTAAACTGTTTTTGTGATGTGATAATGCAGATGGCAAAGCCAAACATGAGGTGGAGATATCAACCCAAGATTTGATTATATCTCTGTTTTGTAGCGTGTTATTTTCTTTCATGCATTTGTTATGATTTTGATTGTACATAACCTTTTTAACAAATTGTGTATTTGTTATCCCTTTTGATTAAATTCTCTTTCTACATTTTTGTTTCTTGAGGTGCCAATTTTCATGTATACTTTATTTTGCTTTACAACATGTAATCTCAacaatatttaatcatttattaaaaatttactttttttctcGATTTgattatattcaattttttttaaaaaaaattaatccatttttaGTGTTTTTGGATGTCATCTTTTCATGGCTTAAcgtacttaaattattttttttagggtaaattacaataaagttttttttttataaaatgaccACTCAATTATGGTTTTAGttattgaattataaaaaattataaaatgataatttaattaattgtctTTCATCATATGGTTAATGTAAAAATTTAGTtgggtgatcattttgtaattttatacaaTTGGGCAatacaaaaaatttattaataattagatgatattttgtaatattttataattgaataactaaaaaagaaaaaaaaaaccataattaagtgattattgatGTTTCAAGTTGATAGTTAAATAATTGCATCCCTGAATTTCATCATAACAATACCATGTAACACGATTTTCTTCTGGAATTGATGGGAAGAAGAGAGAGAAAAGGGGGAAAATAGAATAAATGAAACAACGTAAAAAAAGGAATAAGTTAGCTGAAATATTTTAATGgagataatattgagtaataaaAGAGTAGCTTAAGAGCCAGAAAAAGTTCAGAAAAATTAGTATAGTTTAATTGCCAATATGTTTGTAGGTTAAAGAtagtttttttcttatttatgtcTGAAAATTTGAATCTCAAATTCAActactttaagaaaaatgttcAAGAACAATAAAATCAGAATGAATGCAGATATTGatgtttttattatttctctgttttctttcttcttgatATCTGATCATTTTCATGAATTGGAGGTCTCAAGACCATCGGAAAAATGTTATGTATTTACCAGCTGAAATTCAACTACTTTAAATGATCCAAATTCCAAGCTTTCCATATGTTAGGTAAAAAATGTGTCATTGTTGCAATACTTCCAGTTTCAGCACTGTAGACTTCCAAAGATCGATAAAACACAAGAATTAGAGCCACAGCTGCTATGAATTTTAAATGAGTTCTTGCATGTATCTATACCAGACTTTAATTAAACTGGTGTTACGAGCTAACCAGAAACTTGGTTGAAAAACAAAATCTAAAATACCTTGTCTTTTACAAACAAATATGATTACAAGGATATTTATATCTTCTATATCAAATCCTTAAAAGAAAACACAATACCAAGCTTGAACCTTGAACCTTAAAAAAGTGTCAACAAATACTCCAAAGAGGCATTGACAATTTCAATTTTAaagattaatatatttttttttctttcacctgCTTCACATAATCTAGTAAACATTATGCCAAACACATATATGTTATTTAAatcaatcaaaaaaaaaaaacacaccaaTGCAATCTCCATTCATTTCCAGGTAACATCAATTTAAGAATATCATAGCTATGTTATTCAGTGTTAAATCGGAGTAACATAATATCAGTGATTTTCAGCCATGACCAACATTCAATTATGGCAAGTTTTACACATAGCAGCATGGCAGCACAAACTGGGTTGAACCTAACTTCTCAAGCTTAAATGGAGAGTGCTTTTAATCAACAAATATAACAAATCACTACACAACACTTTCTAAATTACCACTCTGGATAACGACCATCCATAAAGATTTGGTTATAAATTTGTGACCAATGGATTTGCTACCCTAAGATTGCAGACAAAACAAAAATTAGGAATTGGTATTCACCTCTTCGAATTCTATTTCAGTTCTTCGTGTAGCAAGGTTTACAGAAATGAATGCCAAGCACCATTTAACTGCGAGCTGTGAATGAATTAGTCAACTTTTAAGCAGGAAGAGGGTGCATGAGGGAATATACAAAGTTAATACCAGCAAAACTCCATTACAGGTTAGAAAACTCAACTGCCTATGATTGATAGAAAGCAAAACAAGATCTATCAAATGTTCATTGCAATAATGCAATTTCTTTTTGTCATTTGACATGTACCGAGCAAGATCAACTACAAAAAAATCATCCACCGGATAATAAGCCGTTATACTATAAAGAGGTGGTTTTCGTAGCTCACTGAAGAGAAGTTGCTGATCTCTTGCTGCAAAACAAAACTGCAAACCGAAGCTGGCCATATTTGTGTTTGGTTCGGGGTGATCTCCTATTTCCGTCTACCATGAGAAGGTTGCTTTACTGGTGTCAGCTTCCGGAATGCGGCATGCAAAAGCATaactatatgaaaaatataattatatgttcaAACAAATTACGCAAACATCAACAGAAGTTTCAAAAGAAAATGCAATATTTACCTATATAACTGACAACAAGGGTACAACACAAGGCCATTTGAACATTCAACCACAACAAAATAATTGCAGTAACTgcaaaagaagaaataaagttgGTATTataaaaccaaaagaaaatagCTTCTATCTGTATATGTTCATACAAACCATAAATCTTTTGCCTAAGAATCCcaggaaattttaatattttgaagtttGCTTGAAGCAAGGGTCATCTTTCGCAGATACAAAATAAAAGAGGCATCGAGGGATCAAGTGTCATCAAGTCagcttcacatgtaatttctacTAGCAATATTTGACTATTCTTCTTAAGACTTCACTTAAATATTCCTCTAATGAAGATTATATAGTGCTGAAATTCAAGAACTCACCGCATTGCACAAAGCGAACCAAGATCATTTCAGTGACAGGGAATCGATCCAAACCCCATTTATCACTGAAGAACCTGAATGAATCCCAAAGTGCCAAACTTGATATCAACCCAACAAGTGCAAGTGGCAGCTGATACCTATGAAACAATAACAGAAAACCTAGTGATTAACCAAGCTGAGTTTATAACCTATGTTaagtttctttttctcttttcccaCAAGTTCCTCAGGAAACAAACAAGAAACCCAATTTAACTCATCCTTGGAAAGAACCAGAACAATCCTCAAAACTAACAACAAAATACCAAAGATTAATGCAAAGAAAGAAGAGTGTTTTTTTTGCTTACAGAGAACAAGCGAAGAAGAGGATAAAAAGTGAAGCATAATTCCGAGCATAACGCTTAACATTCTCTTGAACCCTGAGCCTTGCTTGAGAAGCCGAAGCTGGAAACGAATAGGACCCGAAATCCGCGAAGAACCCTTTAGTCCACGACGGAGTTTCGCCGGAGAAATCGTTGGTGGTGAGCTTGGCGAATGGATTGAACGTGAGTAGAGAGAGCAGCGTCCATAAATGAGAGAAAAAAGAGACCAAATATCGGAAAAGGAAGCTGCTGATTGGGATGGTTATTGTTGGGTCGCTAATCGTGGAAGTACCGGTGGTGGCGGCAGCAGCAGCGGCGGTCTGTTGGTTGTCGATGACGTCTAGGTAGCCGGAGTCTCGGAGCCACG from Gossypium hirsutum isolate 1008001.06 chromosome A04, Gossypium_hirsutum_v2.1, whole genome shotgun sequence includes:
- the LOC107948761 gene encoding PRA1 family protein H, which gives rise to MVFSSNPLSLSVPDPTFESWLRDSGYLDVIDNQQTAAAAAATTGTSTISDPTITIPISSFLFRYLVSFFSHLWTLLSLLTFNPFAKLTTNDFSGETPSWTKGFFADFGSYSFPASASQARLRVQENVKRYARNYASLFILFFACSLYQLPLALVGLISSLALWDSFRFFSDKWGLDRFPVTEMILVRFVQCVTAIILLWLNVQMALCCTLVVSYIVMLLHAAFRKLTPVKQPSHGRRK